The DNA window tctggagtcccaattctgattttttttaatcacctttCATATTGGTTCAAATGGTGAAATCCTGCAAAACGTCTGACTTTTAGAGACTTTCAGAACAATGCTTTCTCTTATAAGGCTGTAGATATTAATcttgttttaactttttctttataaaagaaAATTAGCCTTTTAAATAAATGGCTGTTATTTAAGCACTGACACTTCATCTTCCACTCTCTTCATGTAGGAAATAGAACATCAATGTGTACTCATGAGCCAGGTTGCCTATTTGTCAAATATGTCATCATTACACATGAGCTAACAGAGGGCTCTAATAGTAACATAACAGGCTACATGTGGAGTTAGGTCTATAGCTGTAACTTTATcaaaacacttaaatacatctGATGTTTGGCAAACACACCAGCAGGGGGATCAGCATGAACGGAATGATTGTTTCTTGCGTGTCTAGcatcttaacatttttttaaaattagtcGGACGTTGGCAGCACTCCACAAATACTTGAAGTTGCCGTGTAATAAACAGCATCTTCTTTGGCAGTTTCCAAAAAACCTTCATTTAACAACACTGTCAACACTGGGCTCTTTTTATGCATGTATAATAAGttttacagacaaacaaaatCTAGTTCTGCAGATATCTTCTCGTGCAGTCCTTTAATCTTTTTTCGGGCTGTCACTTGGTGGTGCTGTTGTGTCTTGGTTTGTCGGTGTTTCTACAGCTGCTGAGGCTTCTGCTGATGCCGAATCTTCACTCACTTGACTCTCAGAGTCTTGAACTGTAGCGTCAGAAACAGCCTGTGCTGTAGCTTCCTGCTCATCAGCAGGCTCTGAGACGTGTTCCTCTTCCAGCTGCAGCTTTTGTGCTTTCAGCTGACGTTGGTAACTTGCAGACTGGTCTTCATATGGAACCACTGACAAAGGGATGCGAACTTTGTCCATCCCGTTTACCTGAGAGATAAAAAGAAATATGCTGTTAGGTCTTTGGAAGAGCAACAGCCAAAAGTGCTCTTGGGATAAAAGAAGGCTCAAGGtaaacagcagaagaaaaaatgttttcaatttgtTATATGCAGGGTTTGTCCTGCATAGAGGATTCTTTGGcgcaccccccaaaaaaagaagattatTCTAATTGCAATTCCCTCTGAATGTTTTGAATTGCAACATATCAAACAactgttgaacaagcagaacGTAAACTTAAATACAACTTCTCTGACTTCCAGCAGTCAACTCCCCTCTCATCCAATTACacatgcagtttgtttgtttgtttgtttgtttgtttgttttgaccgGGTCTGGACGGCGCTCCGCTGACACCCTCCAAGCGTCAAATGTCGGTAGATTTTCCATTATGAAATGGTCcgaaataaaaggaaaatgcaaacatttctgtCAAGTAAGGTTACACTGACTTATAGCCTTTACTGTAGTATATGGACAGATCATGATTACTGTTGTGCGCAGTGACCCCTAAAAGGCATATTGTGAGCCAGGGAAAACCCTGATATATATGTAGctgcaagctttttttttccttaccaAAAACAGTATACCTACAAGGTCAAACACAACTAAACCATTTCTAATAGTTTGGAATTGATTTCTACTAACTTTTAAATAAGATACCCACAGCATGGGTATTCACTTACTGCTGATAAGTGATGCACGTGTtgcattaaaacagaaaattctCACCGTTACTTCACACCAGTAGTCGCCCACTTCCTTCACTGAATCGAATGGAAGACTCAACGCCTGAGGTGGAACAACAACTCCCAGCtgaggaaaacattttgaaaggtCAATTACTGAAGGTTCAGCAGAAACTTCAATTAGTTAAAGTTATAGAAAATGAGATTTTAAGGATGAATCaatttaaggggggggggggaatcggGATCCACCTTCTTGAGAAACTGTCGGCACACAACTTCTTTATGGACCTGGAACTCATCAGAGGGCATCTGGTTTATCTTCAGATGGGAGCTTTTAAGGTACTCCACTGtctgtaaagaaaacaaacaaaaaaacaatccctGATGTTTCTCTTCTCATGTGTTAGTGACTTATCTCTCAGGTTCATCACTTCAGAGGGGGAAAGACAAACTCACCAACTGTCCAGTACGCGTTTGCACTCTTTCCTCTGGCTTTCCTTCTCGTAGAAGCTGTTGGTGAAAAAGGTGACGGAGTGAATAACTACACGTGTGAGGGTAAATAGATGACAGTAGTAAAAAGCGATACACACTCTGATCTCCTCAGCAAACATCTGCTTGTTCTCTGGTGATGGATACACTGCGAGGCCTTGGGACAGCAGCTTATTTCTGCCAACAGACTTTTTCACAAACACCGAGTCTCCTCGACCACCGAGCTctagcagaacaaacacaagttgttgtttttttaatcacacaaaGAGTTTCATTAAAGCACTGAATACTCTGATCTCATGAACTGGAGACTGAAGAGGCTCACTGGGAACGGTCTGCGTCAGGATGAGCTCCATCTTTTCCTTGGGAAGGTGTTTGGTGTCTTCAACCAGCTTGTAGATTCTGTGTCTTCGGGGATGAAGCCTCGGAGGACTGCCAACTTTAGATAAAGGCACCTGCCACCAGCGCTCCACCACAACTGTGTTCTGAGGAGAAATCAACCACACACTTTAATATGTGCTGTCATGTCCTTAAAAACGAAGGGAGGGTTACAGACACCTTCGGCAAGCTTTCATGGATGTAACATAGAAGCTGTCTTTTTGTGTATCTTTAAAAAGGTAATGCAAGTTTATTTACATAGAACCATTCATACATAGAGCAATTAAAAACTCTTTACACAGTTAAAAACAGCATTAAGATCCTCAATAAGCAAAAATTTgatatgaaaatacaaaatataaaattataAAACGAGTGGACGTTCTTTTTTCTATATAACACATCTAATGACCACTACTTGTTACAGCATACAAAACTAAATCTTTATGGAAAATATATACTAAAAAACTGAGATTCATACAGGCATATtagaagtttgtttttatgaccATTAAGGCctgttagaaaaacaacaataatcttTAGtcattagtattttttttcctcttctactGACACTGGATGGAAACATGTGTTGTAGCTGATGAAAAGTAGATAATGTGTCGGGAAACATACTGTacgtttagtttagtttatttgcacattttttgaaagaagagtcaaacagaaaaataacacacatgtgcagaatgagggcttatctcaaaacctcaccttaagagattaaactaaattaaaataaaatacagtaaaaataacaaagtaagaatatttactatcacaaataaaatttaccccaattgaaaatgacatacaaacactgaaaacataaaaaaagagcaaagcaggacatacagtatgtagacaatataacaaaatcaggacaattcactattcactacaaatctttctgacatcaaaacatttctgagtctcaatttgtatctagaaaaagacaaaaaatcatcaagtaaataaatatgcgTGTTCCATAATTTGACTCCACAGTATCTTATTGAGTCCTCGAGATGTACTACACATTGGGAGGTAGAGGTTATTGATTTGTCTTGTTGAGTAATAGTTCACTTgagaattaaaaattaaaaatgctttaaagctttCTGGCAAAGTTTGCACTCGtgtgtttaactttaaaaataaagcttcTTATTTGAAGAATATTAATATCAAATATTGTCAATATGTTACACTTCAGAAAAACGTGTAAGCTTAGTCCTACAAATAAGTACAATAGAGGGTCAATATGGTTTgccatgttctttttttgtcgtattttatgtttctttcattttattttatgaaaacatgtttgggAAAAAGATTTCAACCTATCAGTCAATGTTTGGAATTActtaaagaaaagaacaacaaacactcagGTTGAAGGATGTTTGGATTTGTTGTGTCTCTTTTCGATCACTTTCACGTGAAGAACTCTGTCTCTGTGATTAATCTGCCACTTTCTGACATTCTTGTAGTGCATGTTAAGAGACACAGCTTCTTCATACTACAGCTCCATTATTCATGTAAAGGGTTTATACTGAACGTTAATCCACACAGCCTCATATGAGACTTGAGAATCATTTCTGGAACAAAGCGTACAGGCTTcagtttaaattattattattattattattattattattattattatccagTTTAAATGTTGACAGACTGACCTGAGCAGGAGTCAGGGAGAAAGTCCTGAGAGCTGCAGGGAGGATGAACAGATCCTGAAGGACGCGTCGGCCGGAGCTccacatgtttctgtgttaacTCAACCAAAACAGTCTCTACTCCGCTTTATTAtcaacacacaaatacaaagaaaagacTCAATGCAGCTTTTTATTGAACGCACCTCCACTTTCAAATGACCAGCTGTAACCTGTCATAGGACCGCAGCATGCATTTTAGCCAGAAGCTAACTATCGTCGGTTGTGTGTGACGTATAAGGACCCAACAAGCTGGGATAGGTGTCCTCAAAGGAGCCTGAATTAAAAGCTACCCTTAAAAAGATCTGTGCCTGATTAGAGTTCACAGTCTGAGGATAATCCTGAGCAGTAGCAGAATCAGTAAAATATTCCACTCTTGTCAAACTATTTGTTACGATGAatttgtttaacatttaaaaaaacaaaaacaaaggtttaAATCACACATCAGAGTGTAGTGTGAAGCCTATCTGCATAATAAAGGTTTTTGTTTCgtataaagcttttttttgtgtgcaaacatTCCCATGTTTGAGCCTCATTTTGTTGATCACTGTCAAAGCAGAAGATAGAGACAATAATCAAAGtcagcttttctttatttaaagtggCAAAACTCAAGTATTAGCTGCCAATGAACACGGCTATCTTACAAAGTATTTTCTCAAACACTAACTGTTAGATTTGGGTGTAAACAGGAAGTACGTGATGACACATAGTTGTTCTGTTTCAGCAGACTAGCCCTATACAGTGATCTGTCGGAAACAACTAGTCTAATTAAAATGGACAGAGCTGATAGAcggaaaaaagacaaatacacaaaatgaataaaatgttacaaaaataaaactcaagtCTTGAGTGACTCAAGGCACTGACTCAAGTGTTAACAGGAACCATTCAGAGATAACAATCTTGTAGCAGTTTACATCTttgtgcacacactgtactatGGAAATTAACAAAAACCAACATTAACACAATAATGAAAAGAATCCTGAGCAGTAGCAGAATCAGTAAAATATTCCACTCTTGTCAAACTATTTGTTACGACGAatttgtttaacatttaaaaaaacaaaaacaaaggtttaAATCACACATCACCAGCAGCAGAAGAATCCCTAGTTGCACCATAGAAAGAGCTGCGGTTGGGTATCAACCTGTGTCTTACTGTGACAGTCCCACAGCATGCCAGCAGAGCGACGCAACAACCACAGATGAATGTACAAGCTATAGCGACCCACACCAGGGTGGTGAAAATGAAGGCAATCTGGTAGGTTGTCTTGTGACAGTACGGAGCTCCACGTGTGTAGTTGGGGGGGTATATAGGATAAACCCAGCAGGTGCCTGCAGGGCAACATTTCAGAACATCTTCATTTATTCTGAATAACAACTacacaaaacaaccaaacagtTAAAGCTTTATTGCATGCTACTTTCAGATTTCAGTATCTAACCTGCGATGAACCAGGCCAAATTGAAGAGGTGCAGGAGGGTCATGCAGGACGTTATCAGGATGGAGGTGCAGCTGTTCCTCTCCCATCTCTTGCTGAAGGAGGTCAGAGTTAGAGAGAGGATGCTGGTCACTCCAAACACAATCAGGTAGATGGGGATGTTGGGCTGAAGTGGACAGTTGTGCAGATGTGTAGCCCCTGAATCATGAATGGTATCAAGAACCAGAAAAAATGTGAAGTGGGATAGAAGGAAGACTCgcagtaaaaacacaagatCTAAAATATTATAGTGATCAAAATAATATAAACCCACCAAGAGCAATGGAGGCTATCATAGCCACCCACCACATAATGTTGATCAGAACTACAAAAAAATaggagaaagacagagtcaATGATTGGTAtggagttttaaaaaaggcagaCTTGAGTTTAATGGAGAACAGACTTCTCACCTACTGTTGAAATCAGAACGGCGCTTTGAGGCCTGAATTCAACCTGTTGAGACTCTTCCATATCTGCAGTGGATAAAATGTACACTTATACTTGTCACAATTAAACACTGACATTCACAGGAGGAGCATCTGCAGCACAATGCTTACACTGTACCTGTTTATCTTTGATCCGAGGCACTTTGAcgccttttttcttcttccagtaTTCACCAAGTGAGCGTAGCGCTATGCATGAGCCGTCACCTATCTTTAACAAAGTCTCTCAACTCTAACATCATTTGCTGTTTGGACAGGATGtggacacattttgtcacaAGCCCACATTACAACAACCGTTTCGCAACACTCTGTGCATTTTAACAAGGAGGAAATcatgataaaaatcaaactctgTTATCTGACTGGCATTCTGCATGCAAAGTGAGTTTTTTTAACCACACAACCAATCACATGTTCTCATGTGTTAGCGATAGCAAACCatacttcttcttttaaatgtaacattttgcaATTCATTGAAGTAAATTAAAAGTGATACTGGGAAAGCACGGGGCAAAATGAGGGATAGTCAGGTGTAGAAAAGACTAGGCAATGCATTTGCCTTTGCAGAGTAAATACTGTATTATCAGAACTCATTAGACCCACAGGGAGCGTTTTTTACCACGCAGTTTGTCATTTACAATTTCTTTCAAAGCAGCTGCTTGTGGTTGATAATGATTTTGCTTTCCATTCAGCTATTAGTAGATATGCAATACTGCTGAAATAAATGATGCAAAATACTCAAATGATTTCTAAAAAAGGGTCTCATATTTATTATTGATCAAACCTTTAAATAGAAACTGCATGTCGGAAAGTAAGACTGAAATCCAGCTGTGATGTGAATTGAACCATCTTGAAAGAGGACTTCTAAGATTCGGTATTGCACAACTTTAAAAGTGTTGGGACTTGCAAAAGAAAGATGGCTTCTGTTGATGTCAAATTAAAGGATACTCAAAGGATACTTAAATGTGGCACTTCTGTTACCGTGTTCCAGTTTTTTAAAGCATCTCAATCCTTGCAACAGAAACatatattttgtcttcttttacgGCAACCTTTCTTCCTAATCAAAAGCTACATTACCAAAAATGCAACTGGCCCGTCCACAGTTGAAAGATTCTAGCAGTGTGGTAGTTGTTGCTTGTGTCGTCTTGAGCAGCTAGCCtcaaacagaagagagaagTTTTCTTCTCAAAGCCCAAACAAAAAACTGCCTCAAGTGATAGAAAGTAAAGAGATCACTTGGGGCAGTGTTTGAGCCTCTTGAAGGAGAAACTCAAGACTTGTAAATGGATGTTTAGTCCCTTTAATAGTGTAGAggtaacatttcattatttatcaaTGTTTAAAGGCAACAGCATACCATGCAAAGATAGTAGAGCTGAGGGGAAACTATCCGTCTGTCTGATAGATTAAGAATGAAGCCGGCAGCTGGAGATTTGAAAAAAGCTATGTTACAGTTGAAGTGAGTTTGTGATGCAAAGGTTGACAATTGTGTGCTACCAGGCAGCTGTCGACACAAACAACAAGCACACCCAAGAAGTTGCACTGCCACCCTGTGTCAAAGAAATGTGACTACTTCCAGCCACTCAACAAACCAAAAAGCTTTGTAAAGTCAGCAAAACACTTCCagattattgttgtttttctaaatcAATTGACTTCACTAAAGGTTCCTAATGCTCTCTCTGATGATGTTGattgtcaaaatgtttcaaagcagcaattaaaacacactttgaaaGTTTAAACAGCAGTTTATTCCTGCAGAaaacttcattcattttgtatacAGTATCTTTGGTTGCATCTGTAATTCACTACAGTGATTTTGGCTCAGACGTTTacagctttatttttcatcatcttTCTTAGTGAAGAAATTCTATATTTTAAACTTAACTTGTTAGGGACTGATTGAAAGGCCTGTCTTCTCTTGATGACCTCTTTTAGCTGGAAATCGATGATCATTTGAATCATGGGAGATGCAGGAAAGTCCATGCAAATGATTCCAAGCCTCTGGTTGAGATCCGTCTTGGCCCTCAGGTAGTCGTACAGCTGCGGGTTTACGCGCTGAGCGACGGCTCTGGGGTACGCGAACACACCGGCCCCACTGCTGAAGGTGAGAAAAACCTGGCCTTTGTTTCCTGTGGGTGCAGCTTCCAGGTGATCATAGACACTCTGCCATTTCTCCTCCACATGAAGGAGTGTTGGAACCTATGAGGAAAGTTCAATGATTTAAAAGCTTGATTTTTAGTTTAAACAAATTTAAGAGTTAGTCTTCTGTGTGCACccactttcatttgttttaaggctttaaatgcgatttttttttgatccagaaaacaactcacggtgcattgttgtgttagcatgctaatgctagcgatctttattatgctcgtatcttcacactgcatgtaaatttacctgaaatgagcgtgatctagaaacacagttaagcagtgagtacagtatgttattcttctctagtccctcaattaaacaacttttatacacgaggggaggagtcagccggccgtcctgacgatgtaaacaaactgaagataggactctgaaaactctgaaaacatcacagacagtgggactcgggtgttacacccattgtagacagtcatgactcacagagttattttcagaggatatacttgatttctattatatttaagtctgaaaaatcgcatattaagcctttaaatccTTTTCATGATGTGAAGGAGGCACCTCAAACTCAATCAGCTAAATCCTTCTACTTATGTCCCAACCAGTTCATTTTGTAACATCTGGCAACTTCTCtgcttctttccttccttcatgTAAGTACTAGTTTATTAATGCAAGGCTTAACCAAAATAAACTTCATTTTCCTACCTTCCAGTCATCAGCTATGTCCAGAGAACCGTAGCGCATCCCCAGATCTGGTCCAGAAAAGTCTTGCAGGATGATGAGCTTCCCTCGGGCCTCTGCCATGGTGGGCACAAGCCGGCTGTGCCACAGCAGGTCCCAGTGGGCGTAGCGGTGGATGTGATCGACCACAGCTCCGTAGATGTCATACGTCTCGCTGAACTCCTCCTTCACCCTCATCAGCACTGTCTCACTCTGGAACTCTTGAAGGAACTCAGCCACACCCTCCAGCACGTGTCCAAAGTGCGCCCGCTGATAAGACACCCCGTGGTGGATGGTGAGGTTCCCTTTGACATGACGGACCCGGACGTCCAGGAAGCGGACGCCCGCTCTGAGCTGGCAGGCCAGGCTCCAGGTCTGACACTCGGCGTACACACCGCCATACAGGGCCATGGTGTTGTGTGTCCCCGGCATGGTGACCTCAGACAGCGGCTGATCGTCAGGGATGCTCGCCATCCAGGACGGATTAAGGAACTCCGGTTTTGGGGTGTCGTCATAGTCTGGTCTCTGAATGGCACCACGACTCAGACCGAAGACTCTGAAACATAGCAGAGACTTGTCAAATATATGGTTTTCATTGGAAATGTTTCTTGTCAAAAAGTCAAGGGTTGGAGTCTTATTGTTGATGATGTGGGGATTTTAAAGCCGTCTGATACATCACTGTCACTACAGGCAGAAATACAAACACCTGTCACATCATTGTGCTTTATCAATCTGAGGACTGCTTTGCTCTAatttacgacggaggattagggccatgttaaaaaaaaaatgtttcaatttcgagattaaactagtaaatttacgagaataaagtcgtacatttacaagaataaagtcataaattaacgagttcgagaccagcctgtgcaaaatgatgaaagtagaactcttaaagtattttcctctgcagacagcttcctccaagtcagtgtgcttctttcttcagtttcttgcagtatcttttcagggtgctgatattttaaagacaatgtgaagatgatgttgtgccaaaagcatgtgtagtttcatatctgcataagtaaacaacacaactatttgtgtctgttatcagtctgccttgttaaagtgtctcatgtgcagagacagtttgtgtcctgttcatcattttacagataaacaaggtctttcaagttgaagtgaaaacttctcttgaactgtttttatcgactacacaaggaagtatcctatttccttattagtgaaacctttaggacaatatgctccatgtttgtcatttgagaacaggatgctgctgctcttctgatatagactaaaataaccactttattcttttattctttaaagactttaagagttctactttcatcactTTCGAGCAGGCTGGTCTTGAACTtgttaatttacgagaataaagttgtaaatttacaactttattctcgtaaatttaagactttaatctcaaaattattattaacgtggccctaatcctccctCGTACTACCTGACTGAAGAAGTGACAATTATTATCAGTCATTTTGTCCTCCTGTAGGCCATCTTTATAATTATTAGGGTGGAGTTTTACAGTCTTTGTACATTCAAGTTTGAGTTTGTTGGATAATTTCAGTTATTTAaattttgtgtttacattttttttttttttttttaaataatacttACAGGgacatatcatatcatatcatggaaaatccacttctacagtgtttttgaacatatatttgtgtaacctgagtgtctaccgacccataaaatgtgaaataaatccatccagtcctttgtttgtggtctgcataagtctgacaacacagaaaaatgctccgtttcaaatttgctcagtttgtgatgtcacagtgggattctggttgaaaaaaaaaaaaaatcccctcccctcccctcccctggtatctccacacatggactccatcccaagcctagaacaaaacttttgcacagatCTGCCATTTTAAGCGGATATGTCTTCCGGGAAAACTCATGGgggctcatttcatttaaagagacacacacaccaaaacgcaGCGTTCTGAGAgcgctggtttatacagggtcacaaacctcctctggtgcttgattcatgttatatttgaccaaagcacagaacatattcatttagaccacaggtgACTGttggaaaaggggtataatatgtcctcacATTACATTTTCTTCCTTAATAAAAGAGGTATGCAGTTGTCCTCAGTCTGTAACAATGACCACTCACCCCACCAACACCAGAAGCTCTATATACATCATTTGTACTTTCACTGGGCCTCCTGTGATGTATTTCTTCATGTCTGATCAATCAGAGGGGATGACAGGATCTATGATTGGCAGAGAAAAGTGTTACGGttcggtgtgtaaaacaagggaggtggacccaagtgcagaataaactacAACGATCTATCAAAACttccaaactgagaaaatccaaaaattgacaagcactgagaaacactaacacatgacaaacaacactggcaacttacaacaatgaactgacacggaagggaagaaacacagagactaaatagacatagggtaatcagacacaggtgaggacaatcacacagaggcaggaatacaataaacactgaggacaactacaacctaaatcatgaaacactaaagacacacagaactcaagactCTAACAAAACTCCTGACCTCCAGGCGGACAGCCTGGTGGTCCGGAGTCAAAGTAAAGTTCAGGCGGACGGCCAGGAGGCCGACCAAGCCCAGGGGGCAGTTCGGGTGGGCGGCCGGAAGGCCGACCAGATGAACCCACGGGACAAGTGAGATGCCAGGCCTCCTCCCATGGAAACACAGGGGTGGGCAgagtcagcagggcctctgacGAGGGAGCCGAAGTGTGCAGGGCCTTCCACAGAGACACATGAGTGGGCAGAACCTCCCACGCAGACACAGGAGTCATAGGAGTGGGCAGGGCCTCCCACGGAGACAGGGGAGTCAGACGCAGCTCAGCAGATACAGGCACAGGGGACAGACAACAC is part of the Labrus mixtus chromosome 16, fLabMix1.1, whole genome shotgun sequence genome and encodes:
- the mrpl9 gene encoding 39S ribosomal protein L9, mitochondrial; the protein is MWSSGRRVLQDLFILPAALRTFSLTPAQNTVVVERWWQVPLSKVGSPPRLHPRRHRIYKLVEDTKHLPKEKMELILTQTVPKLGGRGDSVFVKKSVGRNKLLSQGLAVYPSPENKQMFAEEIRLLREGKPEERVQTRTGQLTVEYLKSSHLKINQMPSDEFQVHKEVVCRQFLKKLGVVVPPQALSLPFDSVKEVGDYWCEVTVNGMDKVRIPLSVVPYEDQSASYQRQLKAQKLQLEEEHVSEPADEQEATAQAVSDATVQDSESQVSEDSASAEASAAVETPTNQDTTAPPSDSPKKD
- the si:dkey-266f7.9 gene encoding 1-phosphatidylinositol phosphodiesterase; translation: MKKYITGGPVKVQMMYIELLVLVGVFGLSRGAIQRPDYDDTPKPEFLNPSWMASIPDDQPLSEVTMPGTHNTMALYGGVYAECQTWSLACQLRAGVRFLDVRVRHVKGNLTIHHGVSYQRAHFGHVLEGVAEFLQEFQSETVLMRVKEEFSETYDIYGAVVDHIHRYAHWDLLWHSRLVPTMAEARGKLIILQDFSGPDLGMRYGSLDIADDWKVPTLLHVEEKWQSVYDHLEAAPTGNKGQVFLTFSSGAGVFAYPRAVAQRVNPQLYDYLRAKTDLNQRLGIICMDFPASPMIQMIIDFQLKEVIKRRQAFQSVPNKLSLKYRISSLRKMMKNKAVNV